A genomic region of Papaver somniferum cultivar HN1 chromosome 7, ASM357369v1, whole genome shotgun sequence contains the following coding sequences:
- the LOC113296773 gene encoding small EDRK-rich factor 2-like translates to MTRGNQREKDRERAAARTGGKAKGKDDGLTPEQRRERDGKALQEKQAKKAAGAGGSAGAGTGDANKAKK, encoded by the exons ATGACTC GTGGAAATCAGAGAGAAAAGGATAGGGAGAGAGCTGCCGCCAGAACTGGTGGAAAGGCAAAGGGCAAAGATGATGGATTGACCCCTGAGCAACGCCGTGAaag AGATGGAAAGGCACTCCAGGAGAAGCAAGCTAAGAAAGCTGCTGGAGCTGGAGGTTCAGCTGGAGCTGGAACTGGGGATGCAAACAAAGCCAAGAAATAA